The Deinococcus aquaticus genomic interval TTCCAGGCCCCCGCCGATGCACCAGCCGTGCACGGCGGCAATGACCGGGATGGGCAGCGCGGCGAGGCCCTCGATGGCGGCGTGCATTCCGGCGACCACGGCCCGGAACGCGTCGGGGTTGCCCAGGGCGGGGGTGATGGTGGGGGCGCTGGCCTTGACGTCCAGTCCGGCGCTGAACAGTTCCTCGCCGCGCACGATCAGGGCGCGGGTGCCGCTGCCGTGCAGGGAGGCCAGGGCCTGCGGGACTTCCTGCCAGAAGGCGGGTCCCATGCTGCCTTTCTTGCTGATGATGGTCAGGGTGGCGACCTCACCCGCCTGGGTGAGCCTTACGCTCTGAAATGTCATGACGTCCACTGTACCGCTTCCAGATGAACTCGGTTCAATTTACTGGGGCGGCCGGTCAGCGGCCCGGACGGGCGGGCGCGTCGGGGGCCGTCCGGGTGGGGGCTGGTGGGCTCCTCAGATACAATGCCTGCGTCATGTCCGCGCCTGCCCCGACCACGTCCGACCCTCCTGCTCCCGTTCCCGGCGTGGCCCAGTCTGCCCGTCGCGCGGGCGGCCGGGGCGTGACGCTGCGCGCCTTTCTGCTGCGGCCGTTCCTGCTGCCGTTCGCACTGCTGCTGGGCGTGGGTGTGGCCGTCATGGTGGGTGTGAACCGCAACGATCAGCAACTCCGGCTGGTGTCGGACGCGCAGGCACGCACGCTGCTGCTGAACGACCTGAACACCCAGATTTCCGTCATGGAAAACGGCGAGCGCGGGTACCTCATCACCGGCGACCCCGACTTCCTCGCCCCTTACCGCGAAGGAGACGCGGCGTTCCAGGCGGCCGTGTTCGCCCTGCACGACCTGAGCGCCACGGACCTGCAACGCACGAACCTGGCGCGCGTGCAGAGCATCGTGGTCCGCTGGCAGGAGAGCGCCGCCCGGCCTGAAATCGCTGCCCGTAGCGACTCGCTGGCGCAGGCGGCGCAGCTGGTTCAGCGGGGCGTGGGCCGCGACCTGCTGAACGAGGCGCGGGCCATCATGTCCGTCATGCGCACTAACGAGAGTGCCCGCCTGAGCGCCGCCACGGCCGCCAGTCAGGCGACGCTGACCACTGTGCGGACCCTGACCGTGGGCGGCCTGCTGCTCTCGCTGGTCCTGCTGCTGCTGACCGCGTACCGCGTGACCCGCACCGTCACCCGCAGCCTGAACGACCTGAACGCCGGGGCCAGCGAGCTGACGGCCGGGCAGTACCAGCGCCGCATGCCGGTCATGCCTGTCCGGGAACTCGCGCACCTGGGCGAGCAGTTCGACCGCATGGCCTCGGCCGTGCAGGACCGCGAGCAGGCCCTGGTCGAGAGCGCCGAGGCCCTGCGCGCCAGCAACACCCACCTGGAACGCAGCAACCGGGAACTCGAGCAGTTCGCGTACGTCGCCAGTCACGACCTTCAGGAACCGCTGCGGACCATCGGCAGTTACACCGAACTGCTGGCCCGGCGGTACCAGGGTCAACTGGACGCCCGCGCCGACCAGTACATCGCGTTCACCACCTCGGCCACGCAACGCATGAAAACCCTGATCCAGGACCTGCTGGCGTACTCCCGCGTGCGCAACGCCCCGCGCGCCACGCAGCCGGTCGATACGGCCGCGCTGGTCCGGGACGTGCTGGCCGACCTGGAACAGCAGATCCTGACCGAACAGGCCGTCATCGATGTGCAGGACCTGCCCACCCTGAACTCCAGCCCGGAACTGCTGCGCCACGCCTTCCAGAACCTGATCGGGAACGCCCTGAAATTCCGTGATCCGCAGCGCCCCCCGCAGGTGCAGGTCAGCGCGCACCGCCGCGAGCACGCCGGGCAGGACAGCTGGGTGTTCCAGGTTCACGACAACGGCATCGGCATCGAACCCGAGTACCACGAACGCATCTTCGGGGTGTTCCAGCGGCTGCACGGCATGGAGGATTACCCCGGCAGCGGCATCGGCCTGGCCGTGACCCGCAGCGCCGCCGAGCAACTCGGCGGGCACCTGTGGGTGGACAGCGTTCCCGGCGCGGGCAGCACCTTCTCGTTGGCCCTGCCCGCCCAGGCGCCCGTCCGTCCCGAGCCGTCCGACCTGGCCGCCACGTTCCCCGCCGCTTCGCCCCCGAACACGCCATTCACGAGAACACCCCCCGCAGGAGACCTGTCATGACCACCCCGCCCGTCGAGATTCTGCTGGTCGAGGACAACCCGGCCGACGTGATGCTGACCCGGGAGGCCTTCGAGGACGCCCACTTCCCGCACCGCCTGCACCACGCCCGTGACGGCGTGGACGCCCTGAGCTTCCTGCGCCGCGAGGGCCCGCACGTGGCCGCGCCCCGCCCCGACGTGGTGCTGCTGGACCTGAACATGCCCCGCATGACCGGCCTGGAACTGCTGGACATCCTGAAACTCGACGCCGAACTGCGCAGCATTCCCGTGATCGTCCTGACCACCAGCCGCGCCGAGAGCGACATCTGGCGCAGCTACAACCTGCACGCCAACGCGTACATCCCCAAACCCGTCAGCATCGCCGAGTTCGAGGACGTCATCCAGACCCTCGGGAACTTCTGGTTCCGTAAGGTCGCGCTGCCGCACCGGCCGGACTGACCACCCCCGCACTGATTACGGGCCCGGAGGCGTAGCGCCGCCCCCTCACAGGAACCGCCCGCAACCATTGAGGCTGCGGGCGATCTGCGTGAATTCAGGATCAGGTGCTTTACATCGTGCGGCGGCTGAGCTGGCCACCGCTGACGTACTCGCCACCGTGACGGATGGCAGCGGCCTCGACCACGTCGGCCGGAACGCTGTCATCCACGGCGACCGTGCGTCCGCCGTTGGTGGCGGTGGTGTTCAGGCGGTCGTAGTAGTCATCGTCGGCGTCGTAGGCGTTGCTGGTCTCGTCCACACCCATCGCGCCGCCCGTGGCGCCCACGGCGGCCCCCACGCCGGAACCCAGCGCGGCCATGCCCAGGATGACCGGCAGGGCCAGTCCGCCCGTGGCGATGGTGGCGCCCGTCGCCAGCACTCCGGCCACCACGCCCACGGCGGCGCCCACACCCGTGCCCTTCACGGCGCCCGCTCCGGCGTCCTCGGCGGTGCCACCCTCGACCCCGTCAACGACCGGCGCGACCGGGGTGCGGCGGTTCACGGTGGCGCTTCCCATCGTCGGGGCAATGACGCCCTGGGACTGCAGGTCGGCGATGAAGGCGTCGGCGGCGGTCGTGGTCGGGAAGATGATGTGTTTCATGCCTGTAGTCTTCCCCGGCCAGCCCGCCCGCCCATGAGAATGTAGGCAAGGCACTTTGGTCTGACCCTGACGCGCCGCAGAGGCCTGTCTCATCTGACCGGCATGGCAGGACCGGACGGGCAGCGGGGCGGGCCGCCTGACGGGGTTTACCCGACCTGCTGCGCCTCGAACAGCCGCACGGGCTTCACGAACTCGTCCTGCGCGGCCACCAGCTGAATCTCGCGCGTGCCGGCGGCGTGCGTGCGACTCAGCAGGCCGAACAGGGCGCTCATGGACAGACTCAGCGCCTGCGCCGACCGCCCCGCCCCCAGCGCCGCGTTCTTCAGGTAATGCCCCAGGAACAGCGCGGCGATGGCGTCCCCGGTGCCGTTGCGCGGCGGGTCCAGCGGGAGCAGCGGCGTGCGGCACAGCCACGCCCCGTCATCCGTGACGACCAGCGTCTCGATGCTCTCGCCCGGCGCGCCGCTGCGCACCAGACTGGTCAGCAGCACCACGCGCGGCCCACCCGCCCGCATCCGCTCCCGCAGCGCGCGGGCCGCTTCCAGCGCGTGCTCCAGCGTGTCCACGGTGCGCCCGGTCAGGAGTTCCAGCTCGAACTGGTTGGGCGTCACGATGTCTGCCTCCGGAATGGCCTGCGCCGCGATCAGGTCCGGCAGTTCCGGGCGCACGAACACCCCGCGCCCCACGTCGCCCATCACGGGATCGCAGGCGTACAGCGCCTCCGGGTTCGCGGCCCGCACGCGCCGCACGGCGTCCACGACCGCCGCGACCGTCCCCTCGCTGCCCATGTAGCCGCTCAGGACCGCGCCGCACTCCGGCAGCACCCCGCGCGCCTCGATTCCGTCAATCAGGTCCGCGACCGCCTCGGGCGGGAACACCGCGCCCGTCCACGCGCCGTACCCGGTGTGATTACTGAACTGCACCGTGTGAATCGCCCAGACCTCGAAGCCCAGGCGTTGCAGGGGAAACACGGCGGCCGCGTTCCCCACGTGCCCGAAACTGACCCACGACTGAATGCTCAGGATGTTCTGCGGCGTGCCCGTCATGCCCGCAGGATACCCGCCCGCGCGCCAGCCGGTCCGTCAGGGGGCGCGTAGCGTGAGCGGGCCGAACACCCGCGCCCACAGGTCCGCCTTGTCCCGCGCGCCTGCCAGGTCCAGCGGCGTGGCCCCCGACACGGTCAGTTCCCAGCCGCCGTCCGCCGCGCGGCGCAGCGCCCCCAGCCGCGCGCCCCCCGCGTGCGAGCGGTCCAGGCCGTCCGCGACGCGCAGCACCGCCGCCAGCCGCGTCACCCGCGCCCGGTCCGGCGCGCTGAGTGCCATGAATTCCGCATGCGACGGCTTCGGCGGGCTCTTGCGGTGGTAGCGGGCCACCTGCGCCGTCAGCTCGATTTCACGCGGACTGAAACCCCGAAGTTCCGCGTGCCGGATCAGGTACGCCGAGTGCTTGTGGTGCGCGCTCTGCGCCACGATCTGCCCCACCTCGTGCAGCGCGCCCGCCGCTGTCAGCAGGCTGCGGTCCTCATGGTCTGCCAGCTCGCCCGCCGCGTGCAGGGCGTCCAGCAGCCCCCGCGACAGCGCCGCCACCTGCCGCGAATGAGACAGGTTCGCGCCGAAACGCTCGGCGGTGCCCAGCACGCTCCGTTGCCGCGCACTCAGCGCCGACCGGTACGCCTGGAACCGCGACAGTTCCTCAATCAGCATCCCCTCGCGCAGCGCCCCCTCACTGACCGTCACCTCGGACGCCCCCAGCACCGTCAGCGCCGCGTGCAGCGTCGCCAGACCCGCCACGACCGTCTCGGAGCGCCGCTCCAGGCCCGGCACCCGCGCCCGCGCCGCCGCCTTCAGGCCCCGCACGTGCTCCAGCAGCGCGCCCAGTTCGGCCACCGTGAAACTCACGCCGTTCACGCTGTCCGGCCCGTCATCTGACCCGGCGCCCGACCCGCTGCCCGCCCCGCGCCGCGCCGCGATGGCCGCCGCCGCCGCCTCCGCCGTCCCGCTCGACAGCACCACCCGCGTATCCGGCCGCACCCGGAACCGCTCCGCGTACGGGGAGAGTGCCGCCCGCACCGCGTCCGTCAGCGCCTGCACCTCCTTGCGGCCCGGCACGTCCGCACGGAAGAACGCGCGCGTCATGCGAATCCCGCCCAGCGGCAGGCTCAGCACGTCACGCGGCCCCTGCCCGTCCCCCCGCACGAACTCCAGGCTGCCGCCCCCCAGGTCCAGCAGCACGTTGTCCTCACTCAACTCGACCGCGTGCGCCGCGCCCAGGTATGTCAATTCCCCCTCGCGCTCCCCCGAGATGATCGCCGGGTACACCCCCGTGCGGGCCAGCATCCGCCCCGCCACCTCCGCCCCGTTCGGAGCCTCACGCAGCGCACTCGTGGCGTACACGTGCACCTCGGCCACGCCCGCCGCCGACGCCAGCTCCCGGAACCGCGTCAGCGCCGACGCCAGCCGGTCCTCGCCCTCCGGCGACAGGTTCCCCGACCCGTCCAGGCACTCGCCCAGCCGCGTGCGGTCCTTCAGGGCGTCCAGCACCCGGAAGCCCCCCGCGTCCCCCTGCGCCGCCTCGGCAATCAACAGGTGACTGGAATTCGTGCCCACATCCGCAACGGCGACTCTCATGACAGGCAGCCTAACGGCTTTTACAGGCGGGGACGGATCACGCGCTCTCCGGTCAGGCGTCCGGGGGCGGCAGCCACAGGCGTTTGAAGTCGATGCGGCCGTATGCGTCCGGGTGTACGTCGCGCAGCAGCGGGTGAACCGAGCGGCGTTTCACGCGGTGGTGCGTGAGGTGCAGGTGGTGCCCGCCCAGCAGCAGCGACTCGGTGCGGTCCAGGATGGCCTCCAGCGCCGCGTGGTCCGGCGCGCTGCGGTAGCCGTCCAGCAGGGCGTCCACGCTGCGCAGGACGGCGGGGGGCAGCAGGCGGCGGAACAGCAGTTCCGGCTGCTTCAGCGCCGACCAGAACGAGAGGTGCTCGTCCGACCCGGCGATCTCGCCCATGAAGGCGAGGTCCACGTCGTCCCTGGCGTCCGGCATGGCGTCCAGTGGCGCGGGAACGACCTGCATGGGCAGGCCGAGGCGGGCGGCGCGCGCGGCCAGCCAGTCGGCCTCCTGCCGCGCGCTGGGCAGGTCCAGCACCCAGAGGCGCAGGGGCGGCCCGGCGTACGCGGCCCGCGCCAGCAGCGCCTGCGCCCGCGCCAGGGAGTGCTCGCGGGGCGGGCGGCCCAGGCTGCGGCGCGGCAGGAACGCCGTGGCGGTCAGCAACTGCTCGGGACGACCCGTTTCCTGCCAGAACGCGCGGATGTCGTGCAGCTCGACCACTGCCTCGCGCAGCGCGGCCGACCGGGCGGCGGGGCGGTGGGCATTCCAGATCAGGAAATGCACGCTGTTCTCCGGCACCCAGCGCTCGACCGGATCATGAGGCACACCGGACACATCCAGGGTGGGGGGCGCGTCCCCGCGCAGTTCCGGCACCAGGAACACCTCCACCTCGTCGATCAGGGGCCGCCCCGCGAAGTGAGCGTCGAAGGCCTCCAGCCGGAACCCGCCGTTCAGGGCGTGCCAGCGGAACGCGCCGGTTCCGACCGGGCGGCGCTCGTCGAACGGCACGTCACGCGGGAGGATCAGCGCCTGCTCGTGCGCCAGCCTGCGAGGAAAGAACAGGTCCGGGCGGTCCAGCGTGACCTGCACCGTGAACGGCGTGGGCGCCTGCGCGTCGGCCACGCCCGGCAGGTACCAGGGCGCGCCGCGCCGCACGCGCTCCAGCGTGAACAGCACGTCCCGCGCGTCCAGCGTCCGCCCGTGGTGAAAGCTCACGCCCCGGCGCAGATGAAAGAC includes:
- a CDS encoding Ppx/GppA phosphatase family protein; this translates as MRVAVADVGTNSSHLLIAEAAQGDAGGFRVLDALKDRTRLGECLDGSGNLSPEGEDRLASALTRFRELASAAGVAEVHVYATSALREAPNGAEVAGRMLARTGVYPAIISGEREGELTYLGAAHAVELSEDNVLLDLGGGSLEFVRGDGQGPRDVLSLPLGGIRMTRAFFRADVPGRKEVQALTDAVRAALSPYAERFRVRPDTRVVLSSGTAEAAAAAIAARRGAGSGSGAGSDDGPDSVNGVSFTVAELGALLEHVRGLKAAARARVPGLERRSETVVAGLATLHAALTVLGASEVTVSEGALREGMLIEELSRFQAYRSALSARQRSVLGTAERFGANLSHSRQVAALSRGLLDALHAAGELADHEDRSLLTAAGALHEVGQIVAQSAHHKHSAYLIRHAELRGFSPREIELTAQVARYHRKSPPKPSHAEFMALSAPDRARVTRLAAVLRVADGLDRSHAGGARLGALRRAADGGWELTVSGATPLDLAGARDKADLWARVFGPLTLRAP
- a CDS encoding sensor histidine kinase, encoding MSAPAPTTSDPPAPVPGVAQSARRAGGRGVTLRAFLLRPFLLPFALLLGVGVAVMVGVNRNDQQLRLVSDAQARTLLLNDLNTQISVMENGERGYLITGDPDFLAPYREGDAAFQAAVFALHDLSATDLQRTNLARVQSIVVRWQESAARPEIAARSDSLAQAAQLVQRGVGRDLLNEARAIMSVMRTNESARLSAATAASQATLTTVRTLTVGGLLLSLVLLLLTAYRVTRTVTRSLNDLNAGASELTAGQYQRRMPVMPVRELAHLGEQFDRMASAVQDREQALVESAEALRASNTHLERSNRELEQFAYVASHDLQEPLRTIGSYTELLARRYQGQLDARADQYIAFTTSATQRMKTLIQDLLAYSRVRNAPRATQPVDTAALVRDVLADLEQQILTEQAVIDVQDLPTLNSSPELLRHAFQNLIGNALKFRDPQRPPQVQVSAHRREHAGQDSWVFQVHDNGIGIEPEYHERIFGVFQRLHGMEDYPGSGIGLAVTRSAAEQLGGHLWVDSVPGAGSTFSLALPAQAPVRPEPSDLAATFPAASPPNTPFTRTPPAGDLS
- a CDS encoding ABC transporter substrate-binding protein encodes the protein MSPFPAPPTLATAPDWPYLTLRAALHARDGAQERHALTLADAQAWWACSDRTAKRQLARLHVSGRLVYTPGRGRGNTSRVAFPGALDAELADLTACLAAAGAAAELARLSRLGFPRGWVLTDAVRGTFGLGVSPAGTDRLRTVITRPLTAMDPLTVNSAAEAHLLTQVLDPLLVFDTDTGTLRPHLAHHWGTPDGGRSWVFHLRRGVSFHHGRTLDARDVLFTLERVRRGAPWYLPGVADAQAPTPFTVQVTLDRPDLFFPRRLAHEQALILPRDVPFDERRPVGTGAFRWHALNGGFRLEAFDAHFAGRPLIDEVEVFLVPELRGDAPPTLDVSGVPHDPVERWVPENSVHFLIWNAHRPAARSAALREAVVELHDIRAFWQETGRPEQLLTATAFLPRRSLGRPPREHSLARAQALLARAAYAGPPLRLWVLDLPSARQEADWLAARAARLGLPMQVVPAPLDAMPDARDDVDLAFMGEIAGSDEHLSFWSALKQPELLFRRLLPPAVLRSVDALLDGYRSAPDHAALEAILDRTESLLLGGHHLHLTHHRVKRRSVHPLLRDVHPDAYGRIDFKRLWLPPPDA
- a CDS encoding response regulator, which codes for MTTPPVEILLVEDNPADVMLTREAFEDAHFPHRLHHARDGVDALSFLRREGPHVAAPRPDVVLLDLNMPRMTGLELLDILKLDAELRSIPVIVLTTSRAESDIWRSYNLHANAYIPKPVSIAEFEDVIQTLGNFWFRKVALPHRPD
- the pdxY gene encoding pyridoxal kinase PdxY; the protein is MTGTPQNILSIQSWVSFGHVGNAAAVFPLQRLGFEVWAIHTVQFSNHTGYGAWTGAVFPPEAVADLIDGIEARGVLPECGAVLSGYMGSEGTVAAVVDAVRRVRAANPEALYACDPVMGDVGRGVFVRPELPDLIAAQAIPEADIVTPNQFELELLTGRTVDTLEHALEAARALRERMRAGGPRVVLLTSLVRSGAPGESIETLVVTDDGAWLCRTPLLPLDPPRNGTGDAIAALFLGHYLKNAALGAGRSAQALSLSMSALFGLLSRTHAAGTREIQLVAAQDEFVKPVRLFEAQQVG